In Puntigrus tetrazona isolate hp1 chromosome 18, ASM1883169v1, whole genome shotgun sequence, one genomic interval encodes:
- the LOC122322890 gene encoding extracellular calcium-sensing receptor-like encodes MAQRTLLLLSLLMVVASIYLTGLVQACYLLGQPALPQLSAEKDIDIGAIFAIHRNALLKVHSFTSKPEPTTCVSLNLREFKFAQTLIFAIEEINNSTELLPGVSLGYRIYDSCGSVAHTIQSGMALMNGYDEILNNMSCFRTPAVLAIIGESTSSPTIGLASVIGPFSLPVISHFATCACLSNRKRYPSFFRTIPSDYYQSRALAQLVKRFGWTWVGTVRSRSDYGNNGIAAFEEAAKQEGVCIEYSEAIFRTDPQEQYLKTVEVIKKGTARVVLAFIALGDFVPLLKIIAQHNITGLQWVGTESWITSRTLAETKEYSFLSGAVGFAVANAKLVGLREFLVNVHPDKEPQNELLKEFWETVFQCSFRKSGSGGCTDLEKLEELQNEYTDVSELRIANKVYTAVYAIAYTLHNILKNIKSSTNSSKGEQPTPQKVLEYMKNVRFTVKTGEEIFFDASGDPVARYDLVNWQPAQDGSLQFTHVGVYDSSLPSEQHQRLQVNQEHMLWAENSGQLPVSMCSESCPPGTRKAVQKGRPVCCYDCIPCAEGEISNGTDSSDCFPCDLEYWSNERKDRCVLKVVEFLSYTEIMGMVLCIFSFIGVLLTAMVSFLFYLHKETPIVRANNSELSFLLLFSLTLCFLCSLTFIGRPTEWSCMLRHTAFGITFVLCISCVLGKTIVVLMAFKATLPGNSVMKWFGPLQQRLSVVSLTLIQVIICVLWLTISPPFPYKNLSYYREKIILECNLGSALGFWAVLGYTGLLSILCFVLAFFARKLPDNFNEAKFITFSMLIFCAVWITFIPAYVSSPGKFTVAVHIFAILASSFGLLFCIFAPKCYIILLRPEKNTKKQMMVKA; translated from the exons ATGGCACAGAGGACTCTGCTCCTGCTGTCACTGCTGATGGTGGTAGCCAGTATCTATCTCACTGGGTTAGTGCAAGCTTGCTATCTGCTTGGTCAGCCTGCCCTGCCTCAACTTTCTGCAGAAAAAGACATTGACATTGGAGCGATTTTTGCAATCCACAGAAATGCTCTGCTAAAGGTTCATTCTTTTACTTCGAAGCCAGAGCCAACAACATGTGTTAG CTTGAATTTGCGTGAATTTAAATTTGCTCAGACACTGATCTTTGCCATTGAGGAGATAAATAACAGCACAGAGCTGTTGCCTGGTGTTTCTTTGGGCTATAGAATATATGATTCCTGTGGCTCTGTAGCTCACACTATCCAATCAGGCATGGCTTTGATGAATGGCTATGATGAGATATTGAATAATATGTCATGCTTTAGAACACCAGCTGTTCTTGCCATTATTGGAGAGTCAACATCCTCTCCCACTATTGGCTTAGCATCAGTCATTGGACCTTTCAGCTTACCTGTT ATCAGTCATTTTGCTACATGTGCATGCCTAAGTAACAGAAAAAGGTACCCATCCTTCTTCAGAACAATACCTAGTGATTATTACCAAAGCAGAGCTCTGGCTCAGCTTGTCAAACGCTTTGGCTGGACCTGGGTTGGGACGGTCAGGAGTCGCAGTGACTATGGTAATAATGGAATTGCAGCATTTGAGGAGGCTGCGAAACAAGAGGGTGTTTGTATTGAATACTCAGAGGCCATATTTCGAACTGACCCACAAGAGCAGTATCTGAAGACAGTGGAGGTGATAAAGAAAGGCACAGCCAGGGTGGTTCTGGCTTTTATTGCACTAGGAGATTTTGTCccacttttgaaaataattgcGCAGCACAACATCACAGGACTGCAGTGGGTTGGTACGGAATCCTGGATTACCTCTCGAACTCTTGCAGAAACAAAGGAATACAGTTTCCTTTCTGGAGCAGTAGGCTTTGCTGTAGCAAATGCCAAACTTGTCGGTCTGCGAGAGTTTCTAGTGAATGTACACCCTGATAAAGAACCACAAAATGAACTGTTAAAAGAATTCTGGGAAACAGTTTTTCAGTGCTCTTTTAGAAAAAGTGGCAGTGGTGGCTGTACTGACTTAGAGAAACTGGAAGAGCTCCAGAATGAATATACTGATGTATCAGAGCTGCGAATAGCAAATAAAGTGTACACTGCAGTGTATGCTATTGCATATACactacataatatattaaaaaacattaaatcatcCACCAACAGCAGCAAGGGAGAACAACCCACACCACAAAAG GTGTTAGAATATATGAAGAATGTGAGATTCACTGTTAAAACCGGTGAAGAAATCTTCTTCGATGCAAGTGGTGATCCAGTGGCGAGATATGACCTGGTTAACTGGCAGCCAGCCCAGGATGGTTCTCTGCAATTTACGCATGTAGGTGTATATGACAGTTCACTGCCTTCAGAACAACATCAACGTCTTCAAGTCAATCAAGAACATATGTTATGGGCAGAAAACAGTGGACAG TTGCCTGTGTCCATGTGCAGTGAGAGCTGCCCCCCCGGCACTAGGAAGGCTGTTCAAAAAGGTCGACCTGTCTGCTGTTATGACTGTATTCCATgtgcagaaggagaaatcagtaaTGGCACAG ATTCTAGTGACTGCTTTCCTTGTGATTTGGAGTACTGGTCGAATGAAAGGAAAGACAGATGTGTATTAAAAGTGGTTGAATTCCTTTCCTATACAGAAATCATGGGGATGGTGCTTtgcattttctctttcattgGGGTGTTGTTAACAGCAATGGtatcttttctgttttatcttCATAAAGAAACACCTATAGTTAGAGCCAACAACTCAGAGCTGAGCTTCCTGCTGCTCTTCTCACTcactctgtgttttctctgttctcttacTTTCATTGGTCGACCCACTGAGTGGTCCTGTATGTTGCGTCACACAGCATTTGGGATCACTTTTGTTCTCTGTATCTCCTGTGTTTTGGGGAAAACAATAGTGGTATTAATGGCATTTAAAGCTACACTTCCAGGTAACAGtgtcatgaaatggtttgggcCTCTTCAACAGAGACTCAGTGTTGTTTCTTTAACATTAATACAAGTGATTATCTGTGTGCTTTGGCTAACAATATCCCCCCCTTTCCCATATAAGAATTTGAGCTATTACAGAGAAAAGATTATTCTAGAATGTAACTTAGGTTCAGCTCTCGGTTTTTGGGCTGTTCTAGGTTATACTGGCCTGCTGTcaatcttgtgttttgttttggctttcTTTGCTCGTAAGCTCCCTGATAACTTCAATGAAGCCAAGTTCATCACATTCAGTATGCTCATATTCTGTGCTGTATGGATCACATTTATTCCAGCTTATGTCAGTTCTCCTGGAAAATTCACTGTGGCTGTGcatatatttgcaattttagcTTCAAGCTTTGGTTTactattttgcatatttgccccaaaatgttacataattttGCTAAGGCCAGAGaagaacacaaagaaacaaatgatGGTGAAAGCTTAA
- the LOC122363145 gene encoding extracellular calcium-sensing receptor-like, translating into MAKSSMSLLLTLLVVYVICLPASAQVCSLLGQSPLPLLSADRDINIGAIFSLHKSALLKIHNFTSKPGQTTCGSLNLREFKFVQTLIFAIEEINNSTLLPGVSLGYKIYDSCGSIAQAIFSGMALMNGYEETLSDTSCSRPSAVHAIVGESNSSPTIGLASLVGPFSIPVISHFATCACLSNKKRYPSFFRTIPSDYYQSRALAQLVKRFGWTWVGTVRSRSDYGNNGIAAFEEAAKQEGICIEYSEAVFKTDPEEQFMKTIEVIKKGTARVVLAFMAFGDFVILLKVIAQHNITGIQWVGSESWITSRNLAETKEYSFLSGAVGFAIANAKLIGLQEFLVNVHPDQEPNNELLKEFWETVFQCSFRNTGSDGCTGSEKLEDLQNEYTDVSELRIVNKVYTAVYAVAYTLHNVFRSSTNSSKGQWPTPQKMLEYMKDVSFTVKTGEKIFFDVSGDPVARYDLVNWQPAEDGSIQFKHVGVYDSSLSSEQCLLVNQEHMLWTGNSGQLPVSMCSESCPPGTRKAVQKGRPVCCYDCIPCAEGEISNETDSSACFPCDSEYWSNESKDRCVLKVVEFLSYTEIMGMVLCIFSFIGVLLTAMVSFLFYLHKETPIVRANNSELSFLLLFSLSLCFLCSLTFIGRPTEWSCMLRHTAFGITFVLCISCVLGKTIVVLMAFRATLPGSNIMKWFGPVQQRLSVVSLTLIQVIICVLWLTISPPFPYMNLSYYREKIILECNLGSALGFWIVLGYTGLLSILCFVLAFFARKLPDNFNEAKFITFSMLIFCAVWLTFIPAYVSSPGKFTVAVQIFAILASSFGLLFCIFAPKCYIILVKPEKNTKKQMMGKS; encoded by the exons ATGGCTAAGAGCTCTATGTCACTGCTGCTAACATTACTGGTGGTGTATGTCATCTGTCTACCAGCATCGGCACAAGTCTGCAGTCTGCTTGGTCAGTCCCCCCTTCCTCTACTTTCTGCAGATAGAGACATCAACATCGGGGCAATTTTCTCACTCCACAAAAGTGCTCTGTTGAAGATACATAATTTCACTTCCAAACCAGGGCAAACAACATGTGGAAG cttGAACTTGCgtgaatttaaatttgttcaGACTCTGATTTTTGCAATTGAGGAGATCAATAACAGCACACTGTTGCCTGGTGTTTCTTTGGGCTATAAGATATATGATTCCTGTGGCTCAATAGCTCAGGCTATCTTCTCAGGCATGGCTTTGATGAATGGCTATGAAGAGACTTTAAGCGATACATCCTGCTCTAGACCATCAGCTGTTCATGCCATTGTTGGAGAATCAAACTCTTCTCCCACCATTGGCTTGGCTTCTTTAGTTGGTCCATTCAGCATACCTGTT ATCAGTCATTTTGCCACATGTGCTTGCCtaagtaacaaaaaaagatatcCATCCTTCTTCAGAACAATACCTAGTGATTATTACCAAAGTAGAGCTCTGGCTCAGCTTGTCAAACGCTTTGGCTGGACCTGGGTTGGGACGGTCAGGAGTCGCAGTGACTATGGCAATAATGGAATTGCAGCATTTGAGGAGGCTGCGAAACAAGAAGGGATTTGTATTGAGTATTCAGAAGCTGTATTTAAAACTGATCCAGAAGAGCAATTTATGAAGACAATAGAAGTTATAAAGAAGGGCACAGCCAGGGTGGTGCTGGCTTTTATGGCATTTGGAGATTTTGTAATCCTCCTGAAAGTAATTGCTCAACACAACATCACAGGGATACAGTGGGTTGGCAGTGAATCCTGGATTACCTCTCGAAATCTGGCAGAAACTAAGGAATATAGTTTCCTTTCTGGAGCTGTAGGTTTTGCTATAGCAAATGCTAAACTTATTGGCCTACAAGAGTTCCTAGTGAATGTTCACCCTGATCAAGAACCAAACAATgaacttttaaaagaattttgGGAAACAGTTTTTCAGTGCTCTTTCAGGAACACTGGCAGTGATGGCTGTACTGGTTCAGAGAAACTGGAAGATCTGCAAAATGAATACACTGATGTATCAGAGCTACGGATAGTAAATAAGGTATATACTGCAGTGTATGCTGTTGcatatacattacataatgTCTTCAGATCCTCTACCAACAGCAGCAAAGGGCAATGGCCCACACCACAAAAG ATGTTGGAATATATGAAAGATGTGAGCTTCACTGTTAAAACAGGTGAGAAAATCTTCTTTGATGTAAGTGGTGATCCAGTAGCGAGATATGATCTGGTGAACTGGCAGCCGGCTGAGGATGGAAGTATTCAATTTAAGCATGTGGGTGTCTATGACAGCTCACTTTCTTCAGAACAATGTCTTCTAGTCAATCAAGAACACATGCTATGGACAGGAAACAGCGGACAG TTGCCTGTGTCCATGTGCAGTGAGAGCTGCCCCCCCGGCACTAGGAAGGCTGTTCAAAAAGGTCGACCTGTCTGCTGTTATGACTGTATTCCATgtgcagaaggagaaatcagtaaTGAGACAG ATTCTAGTGCATGCTTTCCTTGTGATTCGGAGTACTGGTCGAATGAAAGCAAAGACAGATGTGTATTAAAAGTGGTTGAATTCCTTTCATATACAGAAATCATGGGGATGGTGCTTtgtattttctctttcattGGGGTGTTGTTAACAGCAATGGtatcttttctgttttatcttCATAAAGAAACACCTATAGTTAGAGCCAACAACTCAGAGCTGAGCTTCCTGCTGCtcttctcactctctctgtgttttctctgttctcttacTTTCATTGGTCGGCCCACTGAGTGGTCCTGTATGTTGCGTCACACAGCATTTGGGATCACTTTTGTTCTCTGTATCTCCTGTGTTTTGGGGAAAACTATTGTGGTCTTAATGGCTTTCAGAGCTACACTTCCAGgaagtaatattatgaaatggtTTGGCCCTGTACAGCAACGACTCAGTGTTGTTTCCTTAACGTTAATACAGGTGATTATCTGTGTGCTTTGGTTAACAATATCCCCTCCTTTCCCGTATATGAATTTAAGCTATTAcagagaaaaaattattttagaatgtaaCTTAGGTTCGGCTCTTGGATTCTGGATTGTTCTAGGTTATACTGGCCTGCTGTcaatcttgtgttttgttttggctttcTTTGCTCGTAAGCTCCCTGATAACTTCAATGAAGCCAAGTTCATCACATTCAGTATGCTCATATTCTGTGCTGTCTGGCTTACATTTATTCCAGCTTATGTCAGTTCTCCTGGAAAATTTACTGTAGCTGTGCAGATATTTGCAATTTTAGCTTCAAGCTTTGGTTTactattttgcatatttgccccaaaatgttacataattttggtaaaaccagagaaaaacacaaagaaacaaatgatGGGGAAATCATAG
- the LOC122363154 gene encoding extracellular calcium-sensing receptor-like, whose product MAKSTVSLLLLLMVVHGALVPASAQPCSLLGQPALPVLSAKGDINIGAIFSIHRSALLKMHPFTSKPEPTTCARLNLREFKFAQTFIFAIEEINNNTQLLPGVSLGYKIYDACNSIALAIDSGMALMNGYEKVLRDISCSRSPAVQAIVGESTSSTTIALATVVGPFNIPVISHFATCACLSNRKRYPSFFRTIPSDYYQSRALAQLVKHFGWTWVGTVRSRSDYGNNGIAAFEEAAKEEGVCIEYSEAVLRTDAQEQFLKTLEVIKKGTARVVVAFISFGDFAPLVKVIAEQNLTGLQWVGSESWITSRNLAESKQYSFLSGAVGFAVVNAKLLGLREFLVNVHPNQQPTNELLKEFWETAFQCSFRNTDSGGCTGLEKLSELQNEYTDVSELRIEHKAYTAAYAVAHTLHNVLKDFKSSTNNSKGELPTPKKVLQYMRDVSFTMNTGENIFFDASGDPVARYDLVNWQPAQDGSLQFKHVGVYDSSLPLEERLQVNQKLILWAGKNGQLPVSLCSESCPGTRKAVQKGRPVCCYDCIPCAEGEISNETDSSDCFPCDSEYWSNESKDRCVLKVVEFLSYTEIMGMVLCIFSFFGVLITAMVSFLFYLHKETPIVRANNSELSFLLLFSLTLCFLCSLTFIGRPTEWSCMLRHTAFGITFVLCISCVLGKTIVVLMAFRATLPGSNVMKWFGPLQQRLSVVSLTLIQVIICVLWLTISPPFPYMNLSYYREKIILECNLGSALGFWIVLGYTGLLSILCFVLAFFARKLPDNFNEAKFITFSMLIFCAVWITFIPAYVSSPGKYTVAVEIFAISVSSFGLLFCIFAPKCYIILLKPEKNTKKQMMGKASSTTL is encoded by the exons ATGGCAAAGAGCACTGTGTCACTGTTGCTACTGCTGATGGTGGTGCACGGTGCCCTTGTGCCAGCTTCAGCACAACCCTGCAGTCTGCTTGGTCAGCCTGCCTTACCTGTACTTTCTGCAAAAGGAGACATCAACATTGGAGCGATATTCTCAATTCACAGAAGTGCTCTGCTAAAGATGCATCCTTTCACTTCCAAACCAGAGCCAACAACATGTGCCAG GTTAAACTTGCGTGAATTTAAATTTGCtcagacatttatttttgctattgaGGAGATAAATAACAACACACAATTGTTGCCCGGTGTTTCTTTgggttataaaatatatgatgccTGTAACTCTATAGCTCTGGCTATCGATTCAGGCATGGCCTTGATGAATGGCTATGAAAAGGTTTTGAGAGATATATCTTGCTCTCGATCACCAGCTGTCCAGGCCATTGTTGGAGAGTCAACATCCTCTACTACCATAGCTTTGGCTACTGTGGTCGGGCCATTCAACATACCTGTT ATCAGTCATTTTGCCACATGTGCTTGCCTGAGTAACAGGAAAAGATATCCATCCTTCTTCAGAACAATACCCAGTGATTATTACCAAAGTAGAGCTCTGGCTCAGCTTGTCAAGCACTTTGGCTGGACCTGGGTTGGGACGGTTAGGAGTCGCAGTGACTATGGTAATAATGGAATTGCAGCATTTGAGGAGGCTGCAAAAGAAGAGGGTGTTTGTATTGAATACTCAGAGGCTGTATTACGAACTGATGCACAAGAACAGTTTCTGAAGACACTGGAAGTGATAAAAAAAGGCACAGCCAGGGTAGTGGTGGCTTTTATCTCATTTGGAGATTTTGCCCCCCTTGTGAAAGTAATTGCAGAACAAAACCTTACAGGGCTGCAATGGGTTGGCAGTGAATCCTGGATAACATCTCGAAATCTTGCAGAATCCAAACAATACAGTTTCCTTTCTGGAGCAGTGGGCTTTGCTGTAGTAAATGCCAAGCTTCTGGGTCTGCGAGAATTCCTAGTGAATGTTCACCCTAATCAACAACCAACAAATGaacttttaaaagaattctGGGAAACAGCATTTCAGTGCTCTTTCAGGAACACTGATAGTGGTGGCTGTACTGGTTTAGAGAAACTGTCAGAACTGCAGAATGAATACACTGATGTATCAGAGCTACGAATAGAACACAAAGCTTACACTGCTGCATATGCTGTTGCACACACACTGCATAATGTATTAAAAGACTTTAAATCCTCCACCAACAACAGCAAAGGAGAGCTGCCAACACCAAAAAAA GTATTGCAGTATATGAGAGATGTGAGCTTCACTATGAATACAGGTGAGAATATCTTTTTTGATGCAAGTGGTGATCCAGTGGCAAGATATGACCTGGTGAATTGGCAGCCAGCCCAGGATGGAAGTTTGCAGTTTAAGCATGTGGGTGTCTATGACAGCTCACTACCTTTAGAGGAACGTCTTCAAGTCAATCAGAAACTCATACTTTGGGCAGGGAAGAATGGACag TTGCCGGTGTCCTTGTGCAGTGAGAGCTGCCCCGGCACTAGGAAGGCTGTTCAAAAAGGTCGACCTGTCTGCTGTTATGACTGTATTCCATgtgcagaaggagaaatcagtaaTGAGACAG ATTCTAGTGACTGCTTTCCTTGTGATTCGGAGTACTGGTCGAATGAAAGCAAAGACAGATGTGTATTAAAAGTGGTTGAATTCCTTTCCTATACAGAAATCATGGGGATGGTGCtttgcattttttccttttttggggTGTTAATAACAGCAATggtatcttttcttttttatcttcaTAAAGAAACACCTATAGTTAGAGCCAACAACTCAGAGCTGAGCTTCCTGCTGCTCTTCTCACTcactctgtgttttctctgttctcttacTTTCATTGGTCGACCCACTGAGTGGTCCTGTATGTTGCGTCACACAGCATTTGGGATCACTTTTGTTCTCTGTATCTCCTGTGTTTTGGGGAAAACAATAGTGGTTTTAATGGCTTTCAGAGCTACACTTCCAGGAAGTAAtgtcatgaaatggtttgggcCTCTTCAACAGAGACTCAGTGTTGTTTCCTTAACGTTAATACAGGTGATTATCTGTGTGCTTTGGTTAACAATATCCCCTCCTTTCCCGTATATGAATTTAAGCTATTACAGAGAAAAGATTATTCTAGAATGTAACTTAGGTTCGGCTCTTGGATTCTGGATTGTTCTAGGTTATACTGGCCTGCTGTcaatcttgtgttttgttttagctttttttgctCGTAAGCTCCCTGATAACTTCAATGAAGCCAAGTTCATCACATTCAGTATGCTCATATTCTGTGCTGTATGGATCACATTTATTCCAGCTTATGTCAGTTCTCCTGGAAAATATACTGTAGCTGTAGAGATATTTGCCATTTCAGTTTCAAGTTTTGGTTtactattttgtatatttgccccaaaatgttacataattttGCTAAAACCagagaaaaatacaaagaaacaaatgatGGGGAAAGCTTCATCTACAACTCTTTGA